The genomic region TCCCCTTTCCCCCTGTTGGGATTCACTGGCCATTTGGCACCTGTTGTCTCTGAGGCTGTGTTGGGATTTGTTGTGTACTTTTCACCACAGGCAAACACACCAACTCAAGTACTTAGAGATTCTGTATGTTATCACGATTCCTTCTTTGCTTTTACTCTCGTCTCTAGGGCAGAATCATTTAACATGTTGTAATAGAAGTTTGAACAGGTCTTTTTAAGGCACAAAGAAGACTGGgttttggggggtgtgtgtgtgtacgtgtgcctGCATCATCTCAGATTTGGAGAGATTTGATGCAGGAGCTTGAACCAAAGTTGAAATCTGAGCAGGTGTTTTCTACATAGACGGAAAAGTGTGACTGAAGTGGAAATAGGATGTACTTGCAACATTCTGGAAACTTCAGGCTGTTCCTTACTTTCTGTTTGCCTTCTTGCTTTCCTCTTGCTCTCCCTTTGTTGGTGGAATAATCACCTCTTTACTTATTCTTGGGCCTTAGTATTGGGGTCATGGGGTAGCTACATTCCACCTATTGGAGCTTTTCTCACGTGCTGCTTCTGGTTTCCCATCTTCGTTTTATTCTTCTTGCCCTTTTTCTTCAGCTTGGACATTGGGTTACCCTAacacttctccctgcccccattctAGCCCCTCCACAGATTCTTGAGGCTATAAAAATCGCTCCCTAAGTGCAGAGGGATCATCAGTTTGTATGATTCACCCAGGCCCCTATGTAGACCCTCACACCTGTTCATAGGACTGCCCAGTGGGTCTTTTCACTTGAGTGCTGTTTCACAGTCAGGTTTTCTAGAGCTCGCCCAGCACAAACACAGTCTTCCTCTTCTCCATATCTATGTGACATGGTTGCATGTTAAGATTTGATAGCCCATGCAAGTTTGCAGCTTTCAAGTTTCAGTGTGACCCTTGAGAATAAAGGTAATGCAAGAGAAGGAGCCAAGAAGTGGCACCCGGATTTGGCCATTTGAGTTCTTCAGTATACAACCATGCCTTAAGGCTGATGGCAACCCTGGATATTTGGTGTAAACTGACACATCCACCCCCTCTACTGCTTTCCATATTCAAGCCAGTTTGAgttgtgtttctgtcaaatgcCACCAAAAGTAGCCCCAGCACAGAGAAAATAGTTATTCTTGTGTTCCGTAGATCAAGCCGTTGGCCTTTCCTTCAGTCAGTGTGGTGTGTAGAGCAGAAGTTAGACCAAGCAGGAGGCCCTGAGGCAGTTCTGCTCCAGGGAGGCCGGCAGTGGCTGCGATGACCGTGAAGAGCAGGTGGCTAAAAGAAGGGGACTGGCTTGGTCTGAGATGGGACATCAGGGTGAATATAAGGTAGTTTTTAGGATCATGTTTTGTCTAAATTTGGTGATTAAATGGATGCTGGCAACACTGATGAAGATTGAAGGTAAGAGACCTCACGGTTGCAAGAAAAGTCaggtttttgtagtttttgttgtttttttttttttaatgtcttgagtTTGTGGTGCCTGTGGCTCATTTGCTGGCCTATATGAGAGAGATCTGACAGAAGTACAGATTTGGGAATCATCAACACGTGTGTGTCGAAATCAAGAACACGGGATGAAGTCAGCAAAGGTGGCATAGAGGGTGAGGAGGGGTGAAGTTTGAGAAATAAACACTTTTAAGGCTCTTGTATCCTTAGCAACCAGAATGGAAGCATCTCAGTGACAGAAATTATGACAATCATGTGGGATTCTTTAGTGCtaacagattatatatatataatattacatacacatacagacacacatatacacacacacactatcatCAAAATAAAGGTACTAATGAATGAGTTGAATCATTTCCCAACATCTCTACAGAGGGTCTCAGGGACAGTCTGCACTGAGTTCTTATTCTACTCTGTGGCCTCCATTTCGGGTCCATCTTTATTCCCATCATAACCATAGGGTGGTGGGTATGGGATAAGGAACAAGGATGAAGCCTATCATTCCTTGACttaacatttctctttccttcctaggATGTGAGTGATGTCATAAAAAGGTATGTGTAGGAGAGAACACGGGTTGGTTCCCTTGGGTTGACAAAAGATTCCTACACCCATAGAGTTATCTTGTGGTccgtggaaaaggaaaaaaagaaaaatcgcAAGGCAGGGAAGATTTAGGACTGTGATGTCTTGAGTTGCTCATCGTGAGAATTTTTGGGTTCCCCAAAATAAAGGGAATGGCCTAGTTTCTATGGTCAGAGAATTTGGGTGATTGGAGGGAGACGGTCACAAATTGGGGTAgtgtttttaagaataaaatttgcAGTATCATTAACTCTCCTAGTATCCCATAATTGGACCCCTTTGCCACAAAACTCTACCTGTTTCCAGCACTGATTCTTGTAGCTTTTAGTATTTTATCAGAGGGAAATTTCCCACCTGTCTTTCCCAAGGTCCATGAATCAGTGCCTGAGGCATTTATTTGCCTtcaatttccctttctctcttggcTTTAGAAGCGTCCTGCCTTGCTACCTATTTCTCCTCagacttccatttttttcaattccagtaAGAACATAGACATGAGGTCTTGAGAAGATTGGTTTTGGCCCTGGAAAAAAACGTATTCTCTTCTCTGTCCCATACTCTAGAATCTCATCCATCGAGGTGACATTTGGGGTTGCCCACATACCTGGTACCTTTAAGCTtctcacagacacatgaaatatgGAGCCTGTTGTCACTTCTGAAGTGTTCACTCGTGGTTTGGAGGTGAACATGTCTCCTTTCTCCAACTGGCATGATATTCCCagagatagtgcctcctaaaacaCTGTTCTGCAGGGTTTTCTCTCTAGGCCTCTGGCAGATCCTAAGGCCTAAACTCACTCTTCAGAAGGAAGCCCTTTACTCAAAATTCTCAGAGCCCCAGCAGCAGGTTCCTGGTGTTCTCCCTGTCAACACACACATCTCCAGCCCCTTATAGTAGACCCTTAAGATGTCACTGACATTGTAAGCACTTTGTATCATTTTTAGAGGTAGCAAAAGGTTTCCCAgccattatttaattttatataatcttaggatgtagagagagaaggggaaattactgtattttacaaaaacaaaacaaactaaaatgagTCTTTGAAGGGTTAGATCTTACCCAAGTTTGCACAGATGGTGAGAAGCTAGTTTCTAGTCCAGGTCTTCTGGTCCCAATGCCAGAGCTCTTTGCAGAATGATGCTAATTTTCTTAAGGAAAGAATGCTGAAGTTCTCCCAGAGGCCTGGTCAGTGAGGGGGACGGATGTTGGAGGAACCCAAGGCTGGCAGTGTAGGAGATTCATAAGGTCTGTTCTCTCTAGAAGTGAGTTCTGGGCCCTAAAGAAGCCAGAAGCTCTTCCTACCAAGCTGAAGAGTACGTTTCGAGTTCCAGATCTGAAAAGGATGCTGCGAGTGTTTAGAGGTGAGGAGATTCAGGGGACAGCTCTTGGATGTGGAATTATTATAGCATAAGCAATAAATAGAGTATAGAGTTGGTGTTTGGGAATAGTGGTGCAGAGAGAGGTCGGAGAGGGAGGGGCATACCATGCTGAAGAAGATGCAGTTCATACTTAAGGGGGAACGAGATGGCCAGCTTGTATCCTTATAGAATTCCCTGCCTCACCCCTCAATCAGTAAGGGAGAGACGGCAGACCTGACCTATGTCCATtctgtacaacataatgatctgTTTATCTTTACAGAACTGACGGATGTCCAGAGCTACTGGGGTAAGTGGCAACCATGGCCTCTTTGAGCTGACATGTTCTTACCCTTTCTTGTATGCTCCGcaaccgcccccccgccccggcgcgacacacccacacacactctcaGCCACGAGGTGTTACtaccatccctccatccccccacgTTTCCAATTCCTCCActtctgtgtttcttcttctcAGTGTCTTAAGACCCACGTACCCCTCCTCATCTGCTGATGTTGTACCTTTTCCCACAGTGGACGTGACTCTGAACCCACACACAGCTAATTTAAATCTTGTCATGTCTAAAAACCGAAGGCAGGTGAGATTTGTGGGTGCCAAGCTGCCTGGGTCTTACCTGGAAGAGCATTATGACTGTGGTATCCTGGGATCTCAGCACTTCTCCTCCGGGAAACATTACTGGGAAGTGGATGTGGCCAAGAAGACTGACTGGATCCTGGGGGTGTGCAGTAATTCAGTGGAACCTACGTACTGTTTCAACCAGTTTACAAACAATCGAAATGTTTACTCCAGATACCAACCTCAAAGTGGATACTGGGTGATTGGGCTACATCATAAACATGAATATAGAGCCTATGAGGAATCTTCCacttccctgctcctctccaTGATGGTGCCCCCTCGCCGTGTTGGGGTTTTCTTAGACTATGAGGCCGGCACTGTCTCCTTTTATAATGTCACGAACCATGGCTTTCCCATCTACACCTTCTCTAAATATTACTTTCCTACCACCCTTTCTCCATATTTTAATCCTTGCAACTGTGTAGTCCCGATGACCCTGCGTCGCCCAAGCTCTTGAACATTCCATTGACTGCACCCATATCTGAGCAGGGCCCTTCACTCTGAGATTCATCTGTACCTCAGTCTCTCCTTTCTGAACTTCTGTTTTCTCGCATTCTTACATCCTTCCCTCAAACATTTACTCAGTGCCAAAATATACCCAgaggtgatagtggacatcccaaATTAATTACAGATCTTGGGATGGGTGGGGGGTAGCTTTCAACATGTTACCATTAAGCATGATGTTTGatggagttttttgttgttgttgattcaTGGGAGCAAATTCAGGAAGTTCTTTTCTATTAATTTGCTATAATTTTTTGTACTGAAAGGAAAATTGAATTTCAACAGATATGATCTATAATTATTGAGATAATCCTATGTCACTTTTATTCTGTTATTGGAGTACAttgatttgtttccatttttaaatgcaaCACAAAGTCCTGAAATAAATCACTATTCTGCATATGCAATACTGGATTTGTTTTTGCTAATACATTGTTTACATTTCATTTCCATCtccatttgtgaaaaaaattgaCCTATATTGTTACATTGTTGTCAggttttataaaattcaataaataagcaaagaaattACTGTGCTTTTGTGTAAGTACATATAGGATTGAGTGATAAAAACCATTATCATGTTAATTTTGGTGGctttaaattcaaagaaagaaattttaacttCAATTTTCACTACAACCTTCAcggatttaaaaatttaagggtagtagttgaaaatttaaaacaaatctccCAAATTCATTGAAGtagaaaggggagaagaaaatgatcaatccaaaacagatttttctcccagaatgggaggaaaacgtacaaagaaaatataaagcactTTTAGGAAGTGCTTTTTCCAGCTTCACCCCCTTTCTTTATGCCAAACATGAACAGCTTGTGAATGAGCTGCTATGACTTAGCTAGAGGTGATAAATGCTTTTGAGCCAGCTGTAAAAGAAATTAGGAGGTGGATGTGAGTGTGGAAACAGATATTGAGGAGTTGACTAGAGCTGCTGTCCAATGTGGTAGCCAAGAGCTACCAGTGGCTATTGAGTACTTCAGATGTAACTAGTCTGAATTGAAGTGTGCTTTATGTCTAAAATGCACACCTGAGGTATTTTTGTAGAAGAAGGTAATAGCAGAGAGAAGAAGatctcaaaatatttagaaatttacgATGTGGAAGATCATAGAAAGGGATCATGGCCAGAGAAAATGATTCTGCCTAGTCTGGTCCCTGTCTTTAGCCCTCAGTCTGTTGGACACTTGACAACTCTTCATGGTTTGAGGAAATACTAActagttcaggggcgcctggggggctcagttggttgagtgactgccttcggctcaggtcatgatcctggagtcccgggatccagtcccacatcaggctcccagctcagcagggagtctgctgcttcctctgaccctcttccctctcctgttctctatctctcattctctctctctcaaataaataaataaaatattaaaaaaaaaatactagttcaTCCCCAGGGCTCAGCTCTGGTGTCTGTAGGGCAATGACATACAGGTTATAGCAAAAGCCCAGTACTGGTTTGTTCTAAGTCAGAATTCTATTTGGAGATGAAATTTGTGGGAGACCAGAGGCCAAATGCACAGTCTTCATCCTGATTTGCATTTCAACTGGAAGAACTATAAAAGGAGATAGAGCAGGCAAATCGTTGCCCACAAATTTGGTGGGGGTTTGAGGATGAGAGATGACAAAAGAGAATCTGCCTGAGTAACTTCTCCCTTCCACTTATTTTCCCATGTAATAAGTTCCAGGTGAAAAGGAGTTAGCCCAGCCGTCCTCTACCAGTGGAGGTGTTCAGTGAATGACCTTAGACAATAAGGAAAGACAAAGTACTTGCTGGGATTGTGTAGGTGAGATCTGGGGAAGGTTGTCCAGTGAGATTTGGAGGAATGAATTTGCAGCCCTGACTCTCCTGGGGGGTCTGGGCAGGGGCCTACTGGCCTTGACATGTTGGCATAATACGGTAGACTAACCTGCTATGAAAAGTAAATCCAAAAACATAATGGATCAAATACTAAagaagttaatttcttttaaaaatcaaacatgaGTGTGATTAGTGCTACATGGCCTTCTTCCATGTGGGTTTCATGCACCAAGCTTTCTTCTGTCTGAGTCTGCCATCCCCAAAGACAGTATTGCCCTAAGCATCCAGCCAGCAGAAGGGTAAAAAAACTTGGGGAGGCaatttgcttcttaaattcctcaCTTAAATATGGGATTCATAATTTCTGCTCACTTTCTCTTGCTGAGAATAGCCATGGGGCCGCACCTAACTGCAAGGAAAACTGTAAAACTGTATTATGTACAACAAGTTTTAAGGGAAGGAAAGCACAGATTTTTGTCGAGACCTATTAGTCTGTTCCATGGGGTACAAGGAGTGCCTAGAACCTTAGACAATTCCTCTTTCTCATTATAGAAGACCCAGGACCTTAGCTTTTTTTTCTGGAACTGTGTTTATTCCATCCTGTAGCCTAAGATTGATAAAGGGGAAGAGATGAGAAGTTTTGCTGTCATACACATGGGTGTGGGCTAAGTAACAACCATCTTTTTAAGTTAAAGGCCAAGCTAAGATCAAATGGTAAATAAGTTAAAGGAGACAGAACAAAAGGAATGGAACTGGTGGAGAGTGTATCAGGATTTTCAGGAGGCTGGGGACAACCAAATCTAGAATGTATGCTCTGATCTGATTGGATGGACTACTGAAGAGATTGCAAATGGGTTCTGTCTCTCACCTTCTCATTTCCAGGAAAGACCTCTGCAGAGATTGAAGTACTAATGAGAGCTGAGCCGAGGGGGTTGGGCCTATGGACCTATATAAAGACGTGAAATATTCAAAAGGAACTAGAGGCACAAACATGGATGGACAGAGTAACTTACTTAAATAAGAAATAGATGTTCATTTAGTTGCTGAATAATTAAGttaaaggggaaagaaatagATGTTCAATAATTACAAAGAGTTGAATATCAATAAACTATTGAAATGtttactgagagaaattaagtTCTGGTTGTGATGTGATGTGCTGTGATAATTCCATATCATAAGAGGTAAGGCCTCTATTCACCAATAACAGTAAAATGGTTGATAGGAGGACAAACTTACAACATTAGTAAAACTGTTGTAGAAGATAATACCAAGAGATGTTCTTGAGATGAAAATGTAATGGTCTGAAGGCCTCAGGGGCAGCTATAACCCCAGGAAGCCCAGAAGGAGAGCCACCTTTTTAATatctctccctctggcccacaTACACAGGCCACATATTTATGGCTTTTCAAACCTGCACATCCTTTCCTCCATAATACCATCCCTAAATTAGGTTTACACATGTGTTATGTCCAATAAATGAACTGTTAGCATTAGTGCACCAAATAGTCTTGTTTCCACTTGAATGGGAATTAGTAAATAttaatcccattttttaaaagattttattatttatttgtcagagagagacagagagagacaagcagggggaatgacaggccgagggagaagcagactcctccctgagtggggagcctgttacaggacttgatcccaggaccctgggatcatgacctgagccgaaggcaaacgtttaaccgactgaaccacccaggcgtccctattaatcccattttaaatAAGGACAAATAATTTGAACAtccatatatgtttataaaggccatatatgaaagacccacagctaatatcatcctcaatggggaaaaacagagcttttcccctaaggtcaagaacacaacagggatgtccactctcaccactgctattcaacatagtactggaagtgccaggctcagcaatcagacaacaaaaagaaataaaaggtacccaaatcagcaaagaagaagtcaaacttttactcttcacagatgacatgaaaatgtatggggaaaacccaaaagactccaccaaaaaattgctggGACTGAttcaggaattcagcaaagtggcaggatataaaatcagtgcacagcaGTCTGTTGTATTtgtatacatcaataatgaaacagcagaaagagaaatcaaggcatccatcccatttttaattgcaccaaaaaccataagatacctaggaataaacctaacccaagacataaaagatctgtactccgaaaactatggaacacttatgaaataaattgaggaagagacaaagaaatggaaaatcatcccatgctcatggattggaagaaaaaaatattgttaaaatgtctatactacctaaaacaatctacacattcaatgcaatccctatcaaagtagcACCAGCATTcttcatagagctagaacaaacaatcctaaaatttgtatggaaccagaaaaaaaccccaaatagccaaggtaacattgaaaaagaaaactaaagctgaaggcatcacaattccagacttcaagctgtattacaaatctgtaatcatcaagacagcatggtactggcacagaaacagagacatagatcaatagaacagaatagagaacccagaaatggaccttcaactctatgggcaactaatcttcaacaaagcaggaaagactatccaatggaaaaaagacaatctcttcaacaaatggtgttgggaaaactggacagccaaatgcagggaaatgaaactggaccactttcttacaccatacaaaaaataagttcaaaatggatgaaagacttaaatggagacaggaatccatcaaaatcctagagaagaacacaacctctgtgacctcggctgccccaacttcttgctagacatgtctccagaggcaaggaaaacaaaagcaaagtgaacgattgggatttcatcaggataaaaacttttgcaccacaaaggaaacaatcagggAAACTAAAAGTTAACCTATGGgttgggaaaagatatttgcaaatgacctatcagatgaagggctagtatccaaaatctataaagaacttatcaaaatcaacacctccccaaaatttttaaaaaatccagttaagaaatgggcagaagacatgaatggacatttctccaaagaagacatacaaatggccaacagacatgtgggaaaaaatgctcatcactcatcatcagggaaatacaaatcaaaaccacaatgagataccacctcacaatggtcaggatggctaaaattaacaactcaggaaacaacagtgttggcgaggatgcggagaaaggggaaccctcttacactgttggtgggaacgcaaactgatgcagccactctggaaaacagcatggaggttcctcaaaaagttacaactAGAAttatcctacaacccagcaattgcactactaggtatttatccaaaggatataaaaatagtggtttgaggggcacctaggtggctcagttggctaaacggctgcctttggctcaggtcgtgatcctggggtcctgggatccggccctgaatagggctccctgctcagtagggagtctgcttctccctctgaccctttcccctctcatgctctctctctatctcattctctctctcaaataaataaataaaatctttaaaaaaataaaataaaagggctgGAACTTTCAGTTTAGGAGGCAAGAAGGACTGGAGGTTGAATCAGCCAATAGCCATGAAGTCAGTCCTGGCTAtgaatgaagcctccataaaaacccaaaatgaCTGCATCCTtcgagcttccaggttggtgaacatgtagAGATTCGGGCTGAGGGGTGCACTCAGAGAGCGTGGATGCTCTTCACCCTTTCGCCATACCTCACCCTATGTATCTTttccatctggctgttgatttgaTCTTAAGCTGGTAAATataactgttttcctgagttttatAAGCCACCCTAGCAAATTAAAAGAACGTAAGGAGGAGGCTGTGCAAGTCAGAAGCCCAGGTAACAACAGCCTGGGGCTTGCACCTGGCATCTGAAATGGGGgcggggcagtcttgtaggaccgAACACTTActctgtggaatctgatgctatctgtgggaaggtagtgtcagaattgaattgactCCTTAGACACCCTGGTGGTTGCCTAGAATTGCTTGGTGTTGTGGGGAGGACCTCCCCCATGTTGGAACTGGGTCTGGGAACCCTTAAAtgagtggtatatacatatattagacgattcagccttcaaaaggaaggaaattctgataccatgctacaacatggatgaatcttgaggacattatgataagtgaaataagtcagtcacaagaCAAAgagtgtatgattccacttatatgagacaTTTAGAGTAGTCAAAGATAGAGACAAAGAGTAGAATTCTGTTTGTTGGTGGCTGGCGGAAGGGGGGAATTTGATAGTTGTTTTatgagtatagagtttcagttttgcaaatgttcaaaatggtaatttttaggattatatatgtgtatatatacttatataaatatataaatttttataaaaatttatttatataaatatatttagttataaattataataatatttatataaatatattatatatttatatattttatacaaatttatgtttatataaatatatatacatacctatacacacgtgtgtgtgtgtgtgtgtgcgtacatatatatatatatattttttttttttaagagagggagagagagctaggggtgcagggtgaggagcagagggagatagacagagagaatcccaagcaggctccatgccgagTGAAGAGCTCAGTTCGGgcctagatctcacaaccctgagatcatgacccgagccaaaatcaagagttgaatgtttaaccaactgagccacccaggcaccccttatgtTATATAAATTTACCACAATTAAtaactattaaaaatgtaaaaacaataatTATGAAACGGGTaggtaaaatatgattttatcatAAATTGCCATATTTTGCATCcagaaaatatgtttgaaatataaTAACTATTATAAATCTCTGTAAAAGATATAGTTTGGTtatgaatgtaaaaatatatataagaaaacaaagaaaaaataaactacactAACAACAGCTGTCCTTTTTatgcatttcattatttcttattattttaaagtgaaaatttcatgactttttatgatttaaaaagaaaaatattataagcaACTTAATGTAATACCTACTCTGTCAGATGATCTAATAGACTCTAGTGGAGCAATACATGTGGAATTCTGAACCTGCTGTCGATTGGAcatgttggggaggaagaatttcctctacccttcaaggtcctagctggactaagaatccaGTCGACGTGAGAGAGAGTAACAGAACAAAATGGAACTTAATAGCAATAGCAGAGATAcaaggaatccacacagacatggaaatccCAGACAGTGAGGCAACATGGAGCTTCTATGAACTAAGGAACAGGGTAagggtctgaggatacaaaggagagaaagaccATTAGAAGAAGGTGAAAGGAGAA from Zalophus californianus isolate mZalCal1 chromosome 11, mZalCal1.pri.v2, whole genome shotgun sequence harbors:
- the TRIM6 gene encoding tripartite motif-containing protein 6 isoform X3; translated protein: MFLKNQMEPERHRIQTEFNKLRSILDKEEQRQLKKLEEEERKGLSILEEAENELVQQSQSLRELISDLELRCQGSAMELLQDVSDVIKRSEFWALKKPEALPTKLKSTFRVPDLKRMLRVFRELTDVQSYWVDVTLNPHTANLNLVMSKNRRQVRFVGAKLPGSYLEEHYDCGILGSQHFSSGKHYWEVDVAKKTDWILGVCSNSVEPTYCFNQFTNNRNVYSRYQPQSGYWVIGLHHKHEYRAYEESSTSLLLSMMVPPRRVGVFLDYEAGTVSFYNVTNHGFPIYTFSKYYFPTTLSPYFNPCNCVVPMTLRRPSS